The Methylomonas sp. UP202 DNA window TCGGCGGGCGCGCCGGTGATAATGGCCTTGTCGGTTTCCAGGCGCAGCTTGCCGATGTCTTTCAGCAGTTTCAACGAGCCGGAAACGTCCGGATATTGGCTGCGGATTTGCACGGCGGCGAGTTTGTCCAATTCGGCGACGAATTGCTCGGTCTTTTGGCCCTCGGCAAAGTTTTTCTTCAGCCATTGCTTGGCGTCGGCGATGCTACTGGCGAACAAGGTGTCGTTCTGCTGAACCAAGGCGATTTCGATCATTTCCAGCCGGACCTTCAACTGCTGCTTGAGAAAATGCGCTTCCTCGGGCGTCAGGATGGCGTTGACCGGTTGCTCGGTATGGCGTAACACGACATAACCTTCCAATTGCTTGGCGACTTGCTGGAGAATTTCATGACCGTTTTCGGACAAGTCATTATTCGGCTCGGCCTTTTCCGGCTGCTTGCCGGCATGCGGCAAAAATACCGACAGACCTTCGACCGCGTCCTGCAAGTGCTGGATACCGGCGTAAATGCCGACAATGTCCGGCACTGTCGCGCTATTCAGCAGCGCCAGTTCCTTGGCGATTTGCTCGCGTACTTTGAAAACCGCCGCGTCGCCGCTTTCCCGCAAACGTTGGTCGGCGGCTTCCAGCGCTTCGCGAGTAGTGTGGACGTCGCCGACCA harbors:
- a CDS encoding uroporphyrinogen-III C-methyltransferase, whose translation is MAEVTEEQQQENQTPTVVVKKSLAGLWIGIVAILLVIGLAAAGFYFFQQLRASQDTENNQDNLKLIEVDKEINGLQDQLSGLQSQLANLNAEMTGKDNHFTQTLTDFSKLHEERLETARKELEASIQVLQRQLGKTRGDWLLADAEYLLTVANQRLHLVGDVHTTREALEAADQRLRESGDAAVFKVREQIAKELALLNSATVPDIVGIYAGIQHLQDAVEGLSVFLPHAGKQPEKAEPNNDLSENGHEILQQVAKQLEGYVVLRHTEQPVNAILTPEEAHFLKQQLKVRLEMIEIALVQQNDTLFASSIADAKQWLKKNFAEGQKTEQFVAELDKLAAVQIRSQYPDVSGSLKLLKDIGKLRLETDKAIITGAPAESAAQPASGNAQP